From Candoia aspera isolate rCanAsp1 chromosome 4, rCanAsp1.hap2, whole genome shotgun sequence, a single genomic window includes:
- the ASB10 gene encoding ankyrin repeat and SOCS box protein 10 isoform X2, translated as MSQPPSFPQPSSRPCQELREKRRQWGEEGAERPRSLQSRSVQEGPLECRDVVVQNALYTGNLVEVQRHFSERSTVNLVIHAKSQDLRWTSQKWGIWSLTYQQELTTPLHITASRGYLDCLRHLLLRGAEVDLAPGGQTALHAACAAATIDCVRLLLSFGADSGAVSEGGFQPLHLCRTPGSCDCARLLLRHGAVVNCVSEEEEDTPLHVAARLGLVEHVCLFLHHGADLEAKNAEGQTPLIAACTLAHSAQAADDYYDVCRQLVEAGARVNAADRDRQRPLHQACKTANHRVVALLLARGASVNIMSYSGSTALHNALQVAAYRLEHQPELAVRHLLNHSAVRVWPGALLKVLRHCCASPRTVEVLLNCYMHVPVTEAWQQAVPEELVRHPRFFQSLFALGQSPRALQHLARCAVRSCLEGRLLQALPRLQLPPALHQFVLLRFEDVLY; from the exons ATGTCACAGCCCCCCTCCTTCCCGCAGCCTTCCAGCAGGCCCTGCCAGGAGCTCAGGGAGAAGCGAAGGCAGTGGGGGGAAGAGGGTGCTGAGAGGCCCAGGTCGCTGCAGAGCAGGAGTGTGCAGGAGGGTCCCCTGGAGTGTCGGGACGTGGTGGTGCAGAACGCCCTGTACACAGGGAACCTGGTAGAGGTGCAGCGGCATTTCTCAGAGCGATCCACAGTCAACCTGGTCATCCACGCAAAGAGTCAGGACCTGCGATGGACCAGTCAGAAATGGG GGATTTGGTCTCTGACCTACCAGCAGGAGCTCACGACACCGCTGCACATCACGGCCAGCCGCGGCTACCTGGACTGCTTGCGCCATCTGCTGCTGCGCGGGGCCGAGGTGGACCTGGCGCCGGGCGGACAGACGGCCCTGCACGCGGCTTGCGCAGCGGCCACCATCGACTGCGTCCGGCTGCTGCTTTCCTTCGGCGCTGACTCCGGGGCCGTCTCAGAAGGCGGATTTCAGCCGCTCCACCTCTGCCGGACCCCTGGCTCTTGCGA CTGCGCTCGCCTGCTGCTGCGCCATGGGGCCGTTGTGAACTGTGTGTCCGAGGAGGAAGAGGACACCCCGCTGCACGTGGCGGCTCGGCTGGGCTTGGTGGAGCACGTGTGCCTTTTCCTGCACCACGGGGCCGACCTGGAGGCCAAAAACGCCGAGGGACAAACCCCGCTGATTGCTGCTTGCACCCTGGCGCACTCCGCCCAGGCCGCGGACGACTACTACGACGTGTGTCGGCAGCTGGTGGAGGCCGGTGCCCGAGTAAACGCCGCCGATCGCGACCGCCAGCGCCCTCTCCACCAGGCCTGCAAGACCGCCAACCATCGCGTGGTGGCGCTGCTCCTGGCCCGCGGGGCTAGCGTCAACATCATGAGCTACAGCGGCAGCACGGCTCTCCACAACGCCCTGCAAGTGGCGGCCTACCGCCTGGAGCACCAGCCGGAGCTGGCGGTGCGCCACCTGCTTAACCACAGCGCGGTGCGCGTCTGGCCCGGGGCTCTGCTCAAG GTGCTGCGCCACTGCTGTGCTTCGCCTCGCACTGTTGAGGTCCTGCTCAACTGCTACATGCACGTGCCCGTCACGGAGGCGTGGCAGCAGGCTGTCCCAGAGGAGCTCGTGCGG CACCCGCGGTTCTTCCAGTCCCTCTTCGCCCTAGGCCAGAGCCCCCGCGCCTTGCAGCATCTGGCCCGTTGTGCTGTTCGCAGCTGCCTGGAAGGCCGTCTCCTCCAGGCCCTGCCTCGCCTGCAGCTGCCGCCCGCCTTGCATCAATTCGTGCTGCTTCGCTTCGAGGACGTGCTTTACTAG
- the ASB10 gene encoding ankyrin repeat and SOCS box protein 10 isoform X1, translating to MSQPPSFPQPSSRPCQELREKRRQWGEEGAERPRSLQSRSVQEGPLECRDVVVQNALYTGNLVEVQRHFSERSTVNLVIHAKSQDLRWTSQKWGIWSLTYQQELTTPLHITASRGYLDCLRHLLLRGAEVDLAPGGQTALHAACAAATIDCVRLLLSFGADSGAVSEGGFQPLHLCRTPGSCDCARLLLRHGAVVNCVSEEEEDTPLHVAARLGLVEHVCLFLHHGADLEAKNAEGQTPLIAACTLAHSAQAADDYYDVCRQLVEAGARVNAADRDRQRPLHQACKTANHRVVALLLARGASVNIMSYSGSTALHNALQVAAYRLEHQPELAVRHLLNHSAVRVWPGALLKVLRHCCASPRTVEVLLNCYMHVPVTEAWQQAVPEELVRQHPRFFQSLFALGQSPRALQHLARCAVRSCLEGRLLQALPRLQLPPALHQFVLLRFEDVLY from the exons ATGTCACAGCCCCCCTCCTTCCCGCAGCCTTCCAGCAGGCCCTGCCAGGAGCTCAGGGAGAAGCGAAGGCAGTGGGGGGAAGAGGGTGCTGAGAGGCCCAGGTCGCTGCAGAGCAGGAGTGTGCAGGAGGGTCCCCTGGAGTGTCGGGACGTGGTGGTGCAGAACGCCCTGTACACAGGGAACCTGGTAGAGGTGCAGCGGCATTTCTCAGAGCGATCCACAGTCAACCTGGTCATCCACGCAAAGAGTCAGGACCTGCGATGGACCAGTCAGAAATGGG GGATTTGGTCTCTGACCTACCAGCAGGAGCTCACGACACCGCTGCACATCACGGCCAGCCGCGGCTACCTGGACTGCTTGCGCCATCTGCTGCTGCGCGGGGCCGAGGTGGACCTGGCGCCGGGCGGACAGACGGCCCTGCACGCGGCTTGCGCAGCGGCCACCATCGACTGCGTCCGGCTGCTGCTTTCCTTCGGCGCTGACTCCGGGGCCGTCTCAGAAGGCGGATTTCAGCCGCTCCACCTCTGCCGGACCCCTGGCTCTTGCGA CTGCGCTCGCCTGCTGCTGCGCCATGGGGCCGTTGTGAACTGTGTGTCCGAGGAGGAAGAGGACACCCCGCTGCACGTGGCGGCTCGGCTGGGCTTGGTGGAGCACGTGTGCCTTTTCCTGCACCACGGGGCCGACCTGGAGGCCAAAAACGCCGAGGGACAAACCCCGCTGATTGCTGCTTGCACCCTGGCGCACTCCGCCCAGGCCGCGGACGACTACTACGACGTGTGTCGGCAGCTGGTGGAGGCCGGTGCCCGAGTAAACGCCGCCGATCGCGACCGCCAGCGCCCTCTCCACCAGGCCTGCAAGACCGCCAACCATCGCGTGGTGGCGCTGCTCCTGGCCCGCGGGGCTAGCGTCAACATCATGAGCTACAGCGGCAGCACGGCTCTCCACAACGCCCTGCAAGTGGCGGCCTACCGCCTGGAGCACCAGCCGGAGCTGGCGGTGCGCCACCTGCTTAACCACAGCGCGGTGCGCGTCTGGCCCGGGGCTCTGCTCAAG GTGCTGCGCCACTGCTGTGCTTCGCCTCGCACTGTTGAGGTCCTGCTCAACTGCTACATGCACGTGCCCGTCACGGAGGCGTGGCAGCAGGCTGTCCCAGAGGAGCTCGTGCGG CAGCACCCGCGGTTCTTCCAGTCCCTCTTCGCCCTAGGCCAGAGCCCCCGCGCCTTGCAGCATCTGGCCCGTTGTGCTGTTCGCAGCTGCCTGGAAGGCCGTCTCCTCCAGGCCCTGCCTCGCCTGCAGCTGCCGCCCGCCTTGCATCAATTCGTGCTGCTTCGCTTCGAGGACGTGCTTTACTAG